The stretch of DNA GGTCAGCCGGCGCGACGCGGGCGAGCCAGCGCCAACAGCAGCAGCAGCGCGGCCCATGCAACCGCCCCGCTCTCGTGGGCCCCACAGCCACAGCCGGACGAGCCCCCCTCTCCGTCTCCATCCTCGAGGAGATCCACCGCCACGTTGAACTGGCACTCCACCTTGTTACCCGAGTTGTCCGAGGCGGTGAGGACCACGCGCGTGCTCTCTCCCGGAGGCAATACGGTCCCCGCGGGCGGCTCGAACACGAGCTGCACCGGCGAGGCCTTGTCCGCCACCTTCACCTCGGGGTAGCGGATCTCCGCGCCCTCGGGGCCGGTGGGCTCGAGGAACATCGACCGGGGACAGGTGATGGCCGGAGGCTCCGTGTCCTGCACCGACACCGGGATGGTGCAGGTGGCGTTATTGCCCGCCTCGTCCCGCGCCGTCACCGTCACCGGGGTGACTCCCACCGGGAAGGCGCTGCCGGAGGGGTGGCTGTACTCGACGACCGGGTTCTCCGTGAGGTCATCCGTGACGAACACGGAGTAGTTCACCGTGGCGCCCTCCAGGCTGGTGGCCTCGAAGGAGAAGCCCGGCGGGCAGGTCAGCCTCGGCGGAGAGCGATCGCAGATGTCGAAGGCCCACAGCTCATCGCCCAACGTCGGCTCGGTCGCGACGAAGAAGAACTTCGAGCCGGCCAGCGTCAGGCCGCGCGGGTTGGAGCCCGCGTCCCCTGGATAGAGGTCCATGATCTGGACGGTGCCCTCGGGGGTCCCATCGCTCTTCCAGAGCTCTGTTCCATGCACCCCGTCGCTGGTGGCGAAGTAGAGCGTTCCGCCCACCCCCACCATCTCTTGGAGGTCCGCCTCCTCCACCTGGGGCAGCACGTCCATGAGCGGGTAGGTCCCCGCATCCGTCCCGTCGCTCCGCCAGAGCACCTCGCGGTCCTCCTCGGCGAGTCGGAAGAACACCTGGCCGCTGGCACCCGTGAGCTGGCGGGGCCGGGGCCCGAGGATGCCTTGCGTGAGATCCTTCACCAGCACGGTCCCGTCGGTGGTCCCGTCGCTCACCCACAAGTTGGGGCCGGTGACGCCATCATCCGCGCTGAAATACATCCGGTTGCGCGTGACGACCAGGTCGCTCGGCACCGAGTCGGCCAAGCCTCTCCAGATATCCTTGATCCGGAAGGTGCCCGCCGCGGTCCCATCGCTGGTCCAGAACTCACGCCCCTGGGGCCCATCATCCGCGTTGAAGTAGGCCTTGCCGTTCATGGTGACGAACCAGTCGGGGCCAGAGCTCTCCCGGAACCGGAGATCCTTCAGCAGCACCGTGGTCTCCGGAGTGCCCCCGCTCTTCCACAGCTCCAGGCCATTGATGGCGTCGTCGCCCGCGAAGAGCAGCGTGTCTCCCACCCCGGTCATGATGGGCCCCACGTTGTTCCGAGGAAGGATGATGTCCTTTACCCGCACCGTGCCCCCATCCCTCCCGTTGGTCCTCCACAGCACCGAGTCGTCCGTGCTGAAGAAAAGCTGCTCGCCCGCAGCCGTCAGGTTGGAGATCACCCCCGGGTTGGCGGGACCCGGCTCGAGATCCTCCACCAACCGCGTCCCCGCGTCCGTCCCGTCGCTCTTCCACAGCTCTCTGCCGTGGGTGCCATCAAGCGCGGTGAAGTACACCCCGTCGCGGGCCGCCGTCAGGCGCTCGATCGCCGAGCCCTGAGGGCCCGGCCGGACGTCCATCACCGGGTAGGTGCCTTGTGCCGTGCCGTCACTGCGCCAGAGCTCCTGGCCGGTGGTGCCGTCATTGGCCGCGAAGTAGAGCACCCCATTGGCCGCGACCCGGGCAGGGACTCCCGCATCCGGGAAAGCACCTACGGGCCCGGGGCGGATGTCGCTGACCCGCTCCGGCGGCGAGCACTGGTTGTCGAGGGTGCCACGCTGACGCGCCAGGCCTGCCCCGCCGTCATCCTCCGAGAGGGGCCCACAGCCCACGGCGACGCCGTACAGGCCACAGAGCAGCAGCAGGACCGACCGCCAGATCAGCGTGACTCTCATCCGTGAACGCCCCTGGAGAGGGTGGCGAACTCCGGAGCGAGAGCATAGCCGGCCCGGAGGCCCCTACGCCGCCTCCTCCTCGTACGCGGAGGGCTTGAAGTACAGCTCGAACAGCCCGCCCAGGAAGAAGCGTCCAAAGCGACCCACCGCCTCGAGCTGCTCCTGCACGTTGGCCGCGTGCGTTACCCGGAAGGTGGACACCTGCCGGGCGAAGTCCTCCACGGAGATGCGCAGCACGCCCTTGTAGGCCAGCGCCCCCTCGGGGCCCTCGCCCCGCCGCACCGTGACGAAGAGCGTGGTGGTGTCCTCCCAGAAGTCGATGCCGGGGTCGTCGGTCAGCTTCTTGAACCCCTCCAGGAAGAAGCGCTCGCCCGTGTCCGACAGCAGGTGCATCTTGTAGCGCAGCTGCTTGTAGTCGGGCCGCTCCGGGTCCGGCACCAGCACGTGCAACACCCCGCGCGTAATCGTCAGCGGGTTGGCGGACAGGGCGGGCGCCTGCACACACCCGGTGAGCCCCATGGGGTGCGTGGGGTCGACGAGCATCGCCCGGAGGTCCTCCACCATGACGGTGACGATGAAGCGCAGCGAAGAGGCCCCGGGCAGATCCGGGTGGGCGGCCTGCCCGTAGTCAAGGTGTACCGAGGGAGAGATGGTGCCCTTCAGCGTCTCGGTGAAGCGCAGGCCCAGGCGCGGCGCGGGCGCCGGCAGCACCTCGGGCAGCGGCGTGTAGTCGATGCGCCAGCCGTGCCGTCGCGCGAACAGCGCCGCGAAGCGCTCGGAGACCGCGGAGATGGTGAGCAGCGGGTTGATGCCCAGCGAGCGCGGAATCACGGAGCCGTCGCACACGTACAGGCCCTCGTGGACCGCCGTGCCCTCCTCGCCCGAGAAGACCCGACCCTCGTGGTCCACCACGCCCTGCGTGGCGTCCTCTCCCATGACACAGCCGCCGAGCGGGTGGGTGACGAGGATGGCGTTGTCCAGCAGCCGCGCACCCACCGGGTTGCGCACGAAGGTGCCCCCGAGCGCCTCGGTCGCCTTGCGCAGCTTGCTCTCCGCGCGCAGGAAGCTCTCCTGGCGGCCCACGCCGGGCCACACCGCGCGCAGGGAGTCTCCGTCCAGCTTCAGCTCTCCGTCGCCCTCGTCGTGCGTCATGGCGAACAGCGTCTGCGTGTTGTGGACGGCGCCGTGGTAGGGCCCGCGCACCAGGCTCTCCGCCACGCGGGCCTGCTCGGTCACCCCGTCCACGAAGCCCTCGTCCGTGTCCTCGCCGATCAGCGGCGCCACCGCCGCGAACAGCGCGGGCAGGTAGCCCGCCAGCGCGGCCGGCACCGCGCCCTCTTCAATCACCATGCCCTCGTCGAGGTACGGCGCGTCGCGCTTGTCGATGATGCCGGTGATGCTCGGGCCCACCGGCTCGTGGTTCTTCTCCCGGTGCTCCCCGTACCCCACCGCGTTCACCGGCACGTCCAGGTTGTACCCGAACGACATCACGTCCCCGTTGCCGGAGAAGTGCCGGCCCAGCTCCGGCGACAGCGACAGCCCCGCCGCCCGCGAGCGCAGGAGGAGCTCCGTGGAGCCCAGCGTCCCCGCCGCGAGGACCACGTGGTCGGCGGTGAGGAACTGCAGCGGCGCGTCGAACAGCTCCCGCCCCACGCCCACCAGCCGGTAGTACACGCGCCAGTTGTTCGCGCCGCGCTCCACGTGGTGTACGGCCACATGGGTGAACAACTCCGCGCCGTGCAGCTGCGCGTCCGGCAGGTAGTTCATCTGCACGGTGTTCTTCGCGCCCTCGTTGCAGCCGGTGGCGCAGTCGCCGCACAGCGTACAGGCCCGCTGCCGCAGGCCCGCGGCGTTGAGCCCCTCCTGGAAGGAGATGGCCAGGGGCGGGCGGTAGAAGCGGCCGCCCGTGAGCGTCGCCGAGCGCTCCAGCGCGTCCATCTTGCGCAGCCTCGGGTGCCGCTGCGGGTAGGGCTGCGGCGACAGCATCCGCTGGGCGTGGGAGAAGCCGTCCTCGAGCAGGCCGTCGAGGTCCTCGCGGAAACCCCTGGGCCAGCTCTCGTCATCGAGGACGCGGCGCTCCGGAGGCAGCACCACGCTGGCGTTGATCAGCGAGGTGCCTCCCAGCCCACAGCCGGTGACGACAGCCAGATCCCCCAGCATGTGGAGCGAGAGCAGCCCCGTGGGAGAGCCCACCCGGAGCTTGCCCAGCATCGAGCCCCCGGGCCCGGTCATCTGCGTGTCGCGCAGGAGCTGGGAGTTGTTCCGGGGGAACTCTCCCGGCATCCGCTCCTTGCCGCGCTCCAGCACACAGACCTTCTGACCCGCACGGGCCAGCCGCGAGGCGGTGATGGCGCCTCCGTAGCCGGAGCCCACCACCACCACGGGCCAATGCCCACTCAACCTGTCCAGAGAAGAAGCCAGCCGTCGCATTGTTCGCTGCCGCCTCTAGCGGCTCGTCCACCAGTTCTTGAACTGCTTCCAGGAGATCTTCCCGGTGCGCTCGGTGTCGATGATGTCGAGCGCGATCTGAAGCTCTTCGTCCGTCACGTTCTGCCCGAGCGCCTCCAGGAGCCGAGCGAACTCGGGCGCCTCGATGGAGCCCGTGCGGTTGCGGTCGTACTTCTGGAAGATGTCGAGCAGCTCGTTGCCGGAGCTGGTCAGATCATCCACAGCCGCATGCTCGGGTGCGAGCGCCTGGGTCCCGGCGGAGGTCGTCTCCACGACCAGGGGCCGATCGACCTCGGGGCTGAAGGAGGCGCCCGTCTCGCTCGAAGCCGGCGCGGCCTTGGGGCTGGCTTTCTTCTTCGCCTTGGGGCGGGAGGCGCTCTTGCGTGCCGGGGGGGCGGCCTTGCGAGCCGGCTTCCCGGCTGCCTTCCGGGCAGGCTTCGCGGCAGCCTTGCGCGCGGGCTTCGCGGCGGCCTTGCGCGCCGGCTTCCCCGCGGCCTTCTTGGCGGCCTTCCGGGGTGACTTCGCGGCGGGCTTCCGAGCCGCCTTCTTGGCGGTGGTGGTGCGCTTCGCAGGCTTCTTCTTCGCGGCAGCGGCCTTACGGGCCGGCTTCTTCTTGGCCATCGTGATCCCCTCCCAACGGTGTGGGGGCATCGTATCTGTCCGGCGCCCAACACGTCAGGGAATTGGCGCTGGCGGCCGCTTCCGGTCCGTAAGCGAGCGCGTCCCGGGTTGACGCGGGCCCCTTCCCTTCCCCTCGGAAACCCTTGGGAAATGAGCCTTTGGCGCCCCGCGCGGAGGTGGCAACCCCCTTGCACAAGGGTTGGGGCGAGGAACGAAGGAGCCCCGCCCATGTCCCGCATCGCGAGCACCGAGATCATCACCCCGAAGGCCCTCTCCGCCGAGGCCCGCGAGCAGCTCATCGACGCGCTCTACGCCGTCCACCAGCAGATCTTCGACGGGGTGGAGCGGGAGTCCTTCGCCAGGTACGTGGTGCTGTCGAAGGCCGAGCACACCTGGATCCAGGTCCACAAGAACGAGGCCCAGGAGATCGTCGGCTACTTCGCCTTCCACATCTTCGAGCGGCGGCTCAACGGGGCGCTCACCGCCGTGTTCCGGGCGGAGGCGGGCTCGCTGCGCGAGTACCGGGGCAGCAACGTAAACGTGCGCTTCGGGCTGACGCTGGCGCTGCGCTACCTGCTGCGGCACCCGGGCCGGAAGGCGTTCTACCTGGGCTCGCTGGTACACCCCTCCAGCTACTCGATGTTCGCCAAGTACTGCGGCGAGGTGTGGCCACGTCGCGAGGCACAGACGCCTCCGGAGTTGAGCTCCTTCATGGATGGGCTGGCCAATGAGTTCGGCCTGGAGCGGGTGGACCCGGCCAACCCGCTGGTGCGTCAGGTGGGCTGGCAGACGCGCGAGACAGAGGCGGAGCGCGAGTACTGGCGGCACTGCGACAAGCCCGCCGCCCGCTTCTTCATCGACGCCAACCCCGGCTACGTCGAGGGGCACGGGCTGGTGACGGTGGTGCCGGCGACGGCGGCCAACATCCTCCACCTCATCCGCGTGATGGGTGAGCGCAAGCTGCGCCAGCCGGTGCAGGCCGCGGTGTCCCTCGCGCGACGGCTGCCGATGGGCGCGCGCATGCTGCGCTCGGAGATCGTTCGACAGCTGAAGGCCGCCCCGCTCTTTGCCCACTTCGATGAGGGCACGCTGAAGGCGGTGGCCGCGCGGGCGCAGATCCTCGACATGCCCGCCGGGCAGTACGTCTTCCGCGAGGGTGACACCAGCAACGAGCTGTACCTGCTGGCCCGGGGCGCCGCCTACGCGCTGGAGGGCCGCGAGGAGCAGGTGGTGAACGAGATGGGCAGCGGGGCGGTGTTCGGAGAGATCGCCATGCTGGCGGGGGAGCGCCGCTCGGCCTCCATCCGCACCGCCACGGCTTCGACGCTGGTGCGCATTCCTCGCGAGGCGCTGGTGCCGCTGCTGGAGGGCAACGTGGGCCTGTGCCAGGGCGTGTGGCAGACGTTCGCCGAGCGCCGCTTCGAGTCGCTGGTGCGCGGCACGGCGCGCTACGGGCAACTGGGCCGCCAGGGGCGTCAGGCGTGGCTGCGTCAGGGAGAGCACCGCGAGCTGGCGCCGCACCAGGTGCTCACGGTGGAGCCGGGCTCGCACCTGCTGGTGCTGTCGGGCGCGGTGGAGTTCGCCCACGCGGCGCCGCTCATGGCTCCCCAGGGCGGGCTGCTGCTGGAGGTCGAGCGCCCGCTGCGCGTGGTGGCCCAGGAGTCCGCTCGCGTCGTCCTGCTGCCTCGCGAGGCCACGCTGCCCCGCGAGGCTTCCCCAGCGCAGGCGGCCTGAGCTTCACGGCCCCTGCGCGCTGGGGAGGTACAGCGCTCGCTCAATCCCTAATCAATGCAGATGTTCCGCACGCAGCAGGCCCAACACACATCGTGGCTCCCGCCAGCGGCCTTACAGTCGTAGACGCACTGAGCCATCTCAGGAGTGATGCTGGGAACGTTGGCTTCCGCGCTGAGGCTGGAGGCGTTGGCCGACGCTCCACCCAGGCCCAGGCCGAACAGAAAAACGGTCGCGGTGATCAGCTTCTTCTTCATCTCGAGCTCCTCCCGGAAGTGCGCCCCTCGTCGAGGCGTGGGCAGAGCATACTATGCTGCGCACATGACCGAGCGACGCGCGTTCCGAGTGGCGCTTCTCCTGTGGCTGGCCGTGGGCTTCGGCGTCTGTGGCAGCGGCCCCACCCCACCCGCGCTGGCCAAGGACCCTCAGCTCACCTTCGAGGTGGCCGTTCCCACCGACACTCCCGTCAACGCGGATGTGTGGATCTCCGGCAACCATGCCGCGCTCGGCCAGTGGAACGGCTCGGGCCTGAAGCTGACGCGCGCTCCGGACGGGCGCTACACCACGAGCCTCTCCCTGCCCTCGGGCACCGCGCTCGAGTTCAAGGTGACTCGCGGCTCTTGGAACACCGTGGAGAAGAGCACCTCCGGCGAGGAGACCTCCAACCGCACCCTGCGCGTCGGCACCCGCTCCGAGCGCGTCTCCCTCACCGTCGCCCGGTGGGCCGACTCTTCCAGCCCCCTGCCTCCGCACACCGTGGCCGGCAACGTTCGCTACCTGCGCGACGTGGCCTCCCGCCACCTGCCTCGCAAGCGCGACGTCATCGTCTGGCTGCCTCCCGACTATGACGCCAACCCCAAGCGCCGCTACCCCGTGCTCTACATGCACGACGGGCAGAACCTCATGGACTCCGCCACCTCGTTCTCCGGCGAGTGGCGCGTGGATGAGACGGCCCAGCAGCTCGTGCAGTCCGGCACCGTCGAGCCCCTCATCATCGTCGGCGTCTACAACACCGAGGACCGCTTCTCCGAGTACACCCAGGTCCAGGACACCGGCGAGTTCGCCCACCTCGGCGGCGGCAACGCGGATGCCTACGGGCGCTTCCTCGTCGAGGAGCTCAAGCCCCTCATCGACAAGACGTTCCGCACCCGGAAGGGCGCCAGCGACACGGGGCTCGCGGGCTCCTCGCTCGGGGGCCTCGTCACCCTGCACCTGGGCCTCAAGTACCCGAACACCTTCCGCCGCCTGGGCGTGGTGTCGCCCTCCGTGTTCTGGGGCAACCGGGACATCGTCTCCCGCGTGAAGGCGCTCAAGAAGAAGCCGTCCTCCCGCGTCTGGGTGGACATTGGCACCGAGGAGTCACGCGGCAGCCAGGAGACCGTGGACGACACCCGCTTGCTGCGCGATGCCCTGGTGGCCCAGGGCTGGGTCGCCGGCAAGGACCTCCACTATGTGGAGATCCCCGGCGCCTTCCACACCGAGAGCGCCTGGGCCGAGCGCTTCGACGACATCCTCCAGTTCCTCTACCCCGCTCCCGCTACGCCGGCTCGATGAAGTTCAGCCGGTAGCCGTCCGGATCCGTGAGGACGATCTCCCGCGTGTGCCAGGGCTGGCTGGTGGGCCCTTCCACGTCCACCCCCTGCGCCAGCGCTCGGGAGGCCACCGCGTTGATGCCCCCTTCTCCCGCCCGAAACCCCACCAGCACGCCAAGGCCCCGCCGGCCCTCCAGCCCCGCCCCCGTTGGCACGGAGACCAGATAGACGTCCGCGCTCTCGCCCCACCGCAGGTGGATGAAGGGCGGCTCCGCCTGCACCCGCTCGAAGCCCAGCCCCTCGTAGAACCGCGCCGAGCGCTCGGCGTCCGAGACCAACAGCTTCACGAAAGACATCATCCCCGCATCGATCGCCATGCCTGCTCTCTAACGAAGGGCGGCGATGAAGGCCAGAGCCCGGCCACGTGCGTTCACTGGCCGCGGCTCAGCCGCTGCACATCCACGAAGGGTCCTGCCTGGAGCGAGCGGGTGAGTTCGGCCCATCCCTCGGGGTCGCCCGTCACCTCCGCGAGCAGATCGCGGGGCACGGTGAGGCTCTCCAACGACTGGCCCTGACGGTCCAGCACGGTGAAGTCCAAATCTCCCGTATCCGACGCCACGCCGGTGAGCCGCAGCTCGGCGCCCAGGGGCAGCGGCGGCTCCTGCATGTCGCGCAGCAGCAGCAGCTTGAGCTCCTCCAACGCCACATCGTCCAGCCCCGCGTCAAAGGCCAGGAGCTTCTCGCGCAAGGCCTCCCAGCTGAAGACGACGCGCGCCTTCAGGGCGTCGCCCAGTTCGCGCTCGGCGGCGCTGGCACCCGCCCCAAATGCCCTGTTGAAGCTGTCGAGGGCGCTGGCTTCCAGGGCCTTCCAGTCGTCGACCTTGTTACGCGGAAAGGCCGCCATCCACTGGCCGCGTCCCACGTCCAGGTAGCTGAGCCTCGGCTCCATGCGGACGGTGCCCTGGCAGTGCGGACACGTTGCTCGCTGGAAGGTCTCATCGAGGATGGCCTGGCGCAGGTCGGGCCGCCGGTCCGCGTTGACGCTGGCGCACAGCTCGAAGGAAAAGGAGCGGTCGCAGCTCGGGCAGTTCAGGTCGGTCGGGTTGAACAGGGACACGGAGCGTCCTTTCTGGGGTGGGGCTCAGGGGATGACGATGGGCACGTGCATGCTCTTGCCGTCGTAGGCGGTGGCACCGCAGCGCGCGTGGGCCCAGTCGCCTCCCACCGCCGAGCAGATGCGGAAGGTGCTGATGTTGGAGATGGGCACGTTGATCCCCGGCGTGTCGCAGCGCCCGCTGTAGCTCCAGGAGAGGCTGCGGTTGACGGAGTTGACGCCGATGCACGGGCCAATCCACGCGCCGGTGTCGCGCCGCTGCACGTCGATGGAGTACTGGGCGCCCGTCTCCTCCTCGCTCCAGCTCAGGTCCACGAAGGGCGTGGTGCCCCCGGGGAGCTGCAGGAAGACATCGTCGGAGACCCCATCGTAGGCCGTCTCGACGAACGGTCCCCACGTACCGTTGTTCGAATAGAAGATGCGGAAGGCGGCGATGTCTCCCTTGTTCACCATGCGGCTGCCCGCGCTTGGGCACACGCCGTTGAACTGGGTCTTGTTCGCCGTTCCGATGAGGCCCGTGTAGATGCACGGGCCCACCACCGAGCCATCGCGCAGGACGAGATCGAGCGAGTAGCTGTACCCGCTCAGCCGGGTCCACCGGACCGAGACCTGGTTGAGCGAGTGCATCGCGCCGTCGGGCTTGAAGGCGATGCGCTGCTTGTACGTGCTGCGCGAGGTGAAGTTCCCCGCGGGCTCGAAGGCCCCCACGTGGAAGATGTTGAAGTACTCGCCTCGGCGATCCACCACCACGTTGTGGCCATGGCTCTGGATCAACGCCCCGGACGCATTGCGCATCGCCTGCGAGAGCGGCCGCACCGCACGCGCCCGGGTGAGCTGGGTCACGGAGTCCGCCATGATGTAGTTCATCGCGTACTGGCTGTTGAACCAGCCCGTGCTGAAGAGCAGGTAGTAGATGCCATTGCGCTTGAAGAGCTCGGGGGCCTCGTTGATGCCCTCCTCGTGGCCAGGGAGGGCGTAGAGCGCCGGGCCCGCGTGGTTGTAGACCGTGCCGGGCGCCGCCGTGTTGAACGAGGAGATGTTGTTGCCCCGGTCGAACCACACATAGAAGAGCCAGCGGCCCGAGGTGTCATTGAAGGTGGCCGAGTCGATGCGGATGTTGCGGTTGCAGCCCTGCGCCGTACAGGCCGAGCCGATGGTGGTGCGCGGATAGGTCGTGTTCG from Hyalangium ruber encodes:
- a CDS encoding alpha/beta hydrolase-fold protein produces the protein MTERRAFRVALLLWLAVGFGVCGSGPTPPALAKDPQLTFEVAVPTDTPVNADVWISGNHAALGQWNGSGLKLTRAPDGRYTTSLSLPSGTALEFKVTRGSWNTVEKSTSGEETSNRTLRVGTRSERVSLTVARWADSSSPLPPHTVAGNVRYLRDVASRHLPRKRDVIVWLPPDYDANPKRRYPVLYMHDGQNLMDSATSFSGEWRVDETAQQLVQSGTVEPLIIVGVYNTEDRFSEYTQVQDTGEFAHLGGGNADAYGRFLVEELKPLIDKTFRTRKGASDTGLAGSSLGGLVTLHLGLKYPNTFRRLGVVSPSVFWGNRDIVSRVKALKKKPSSRVWVDIGTEESRGSQETVDDTRLLRDALVAQGWVAGKDLHYVEIPGAFHTESAWAERFDDILQFLYPAPATPAR
- a CDS encoding CpXC domain-containing protein; the protein is MSLFNPTDLNCPSCDRSFSFELCASVNADRRPDLRQAILDETFQRATCPHCQGTVRMEPRLSYLDVGRGQWMAAFPRNKVDDWKALEASALDSFNRAFGAGASAAERELGDALKARVVFSWEALREKLLAFDAGLDDVALEELKLLLLRDMQEPPLPLGAELRLTGVASDTGDLDFTVLDRQGQSLESLTVPRDLLAEVTGDPEGWAELTRSLQAGPFVDVQRLSRGQ
- a CDS encoding ELWxxDGT repeat protein; translated protein: MRVTLIWRSVLLLLCGLYGVAVGCGPLSEDDGGAGLARQRGTLDNQCSPPERVSDIRPGPVGAFPDAGVPARVAANGVLYFAANDGTTGQELWRSDGTAQGTYPVMDVRPGPQGSAIERLTAARDGVYFTALDGTHGRELWKSDGTDAGTRLVEDLEPGPANPGVISNLTAAGEQLFFSTDDSVLWRTNGRDGGTVRVKDIILPRNNVGPIMTGVGDTLLFAGDDAINGLELWKSGGTPETTVLLKDLRFRESSGPDWFVTMNGKAYFNADDGPQGREFWTSDGTAAGTFRIKDIWRGLADSVPSDLVVTRNRMYFSADDGVTGPNLWVSDGTTDGTVLVKDLTQGILGPRPRQLTGASGQVFFRLAEEDREVLWRSDGTDAGTYPLMDVLPQVEEADLQEMVGVGGTLYFATSDGVHGTELWKSDGTPEGTVQIMDLYPGDAGSNPRGLTLAGSKFFFVATEPTLGDELWAFDICDRSPPRLTCPPGFSFEATSLEGATVNYSVFVTDDLTENPVVEYSHPSGSAFPVGVTPVTVTARDEAGNNATCTIPVSVQDTEPPAITCPRSMFLEPTGPEGAEIRYPEVKVADKASPVQLVFEPPAGTVLPPGESTRVVLTASDNSGNKVECQFNVAVDLLEDGDGEGGSSGCGCGAHESGAVAWAALLLLLALARPRRAG
- a CDS encoding cyclic nucleotide-binding domain-containing protein, translating into MSRIASTEIITPKALSAEAREQLIDALYAVHQQIFDGVERESFARYVVLSKAEHTWIQVHKNEAQEIVGYFAFHIFERRLNGALTAVFRAEAGSLREYRGSNVNVRFGLTLALRYLLRHPGRKAFYLGSLVHPSSYSMFAKYCGEVWPRREAQTPPELSSFMDGLANEFGLERVDPANPLVRQVGWQTRETEAEREYWRHCDKPAARFFIDANPGYVEGHGLVTVVPATAANILHLIRVMGERKLRQPVQAAVSLARRLPMGARMLRSEIVRQLKAAPLFAHFDEGTLKAVAARAQILDMPAGQYVFREGDTSNELYLLARGAAYALEGREEQVVNEMGSGAVFGEIAMLAGERRSASIRTATASTLVRIPREALVPLLEGNVGLCQGVWQTFAERRFESLVRGTARYGQLGRQGRQAWLRQGEHRELAPHQVLTVEPGSHLLVLSGAVEFAHAAPLMAPQGGLLLEVERPLRVVAQESARVVLLPREATLPREASPAQAA
- a CDS encoding GMC oxidoreductase; translation: MSGHWPVVVVGSGYGGAITASRLARAGQKVCVLERGKERMPGEFPRNNSQLLRDTQMTGPGGSMLGKLRVGSPTGLLSLHMLGDLAVVTGCGLGGTSLINASVVLPPERRVLDDESWPRGFREDLDGLLEDGFSHAQRMLSPQPYPQRHPRLRKMDALERSATLTGGRFYRPPLAISFQEGLNAAGLRQRACTLCGDCATGCNEGAKNTVQMNYLPDAQLHGAELFTHVAVHHVERGANNWRVYYRLVGVGRELFDAPLQFLTADHVVLAAGTLGSTELLLRSRAAGLSLSPELGRHFSGNGDVMSFGYNLDVPVNAVGYGEHREKNHEPVGPSITGIIDKRDAPYLDEGMVIEEGAVPAALAGYLPALFAAVAPLIGEDTDEGFVDGVTEQARVAESLVRGPYHGAVHNTQTLFAMTHDEGDGELKLDGDSLRAVWPGVGRQESFLRAESKLRKATEALGGTFVRNPVGARLLDNAILVTHPLGGCVMGEDATQGVVDHEGRVFSGEEGTAVHEGLYVCDGSVIPRSLGINPLLTISAVSERFAALFARRHGWRIDYTPLPEVLPAPAPRLGLRFTETLKGTISPSVHLDYGQAAHPDLPGASSLRFIVTVMVEDLRAMLVDPTHPMGLTGCVQAPALSANPLTITRGVLHVLVPDPERPDYKQLRYKMHLLSDTGERFFLEGFKKLTDDPGIDFWEDTTTLFVTVRRGEGPEGALAYKGVLRISVEDFARQVSTFRVTHAANVQEQLEAVGRFGRFFLGGLFELYFKPSAYEEEAA
- a CDS encoding EF-hand domain-containing protein, with protein sequence MAKKKPARKAAAAKKKPAKRTTTAKKAARKPAAKSPRKAAKKAAGKPARKAAAKPARKAAAKPARKAAGKPARKAAPPARKSASRPKAKKKASPKAAPASSETGASFSPEVDRPLVVETTSAGTQALAPEHAAVDDLTSSGNELLDIFQKYDRNRTGSIEAPEFARLLEALGQNVTDEELQIALDIIDTERTGKISWKQFKNWWTSR
- a CDS encoding VOC family protein gives rise to the protein MAIDAGMMSFVKLLVSDAERSARFYEGLGFERVQAEPPFIHLRWGESADVYLVSVPTGAGLEGRRGLGVLVGFRAGEGGINAVASRALAQGVDVEGPTSQPWHTREIVLTDPDGYRLNFIEPA
- a CDS encoding family 43 glycosylhydrolase, whose product is MHPRLPSTLASFIALAALLGCAGMEDDSPEPTPSGAAVSSELAAAAVCTGVTCGGHGVCKDNAGSPVCVCDEGFQGASCTTRGANFYARSLLVGGLADPDVHKEHDDLFFLTGTGDAWSIPLYESSDLTSFHYKRGYNPSSADPTYDYCMVWAPDLGKFNGLYQLYFSAQRVPNGAACPASGQDVTTFVATASDLNLNFGAPQPINPNTTYPRTTIGSACTAQGCNRNIRIDSATFNDTSGRWLFYVWFDRGNNISSFNTAAPGTVYNHAGPALYALPGHEEGINEAPELFKRNGIYYLLFSTGWFNSQYAMNYIMADSVTQLTRARAVRPLSQAMRNASGALIQSHGHNVVVDRRGEYFNIFHVGAFEPAGNFTSRSTYKQRIAFKPDGAMHSLNQVSVRWTRLSGYSYSLDLVLRDGSVVGPCIYTGLIGTANKTQFNGVCPSAGSRMVNKGDIAAFRIFYSNNGTWGPFVETAYDGVSDDVFLQLPGGTTPFVDLSWSEEETGAQYSIDVQRRDTGAWIGPCIGVNSVNRSLSWSYSGRCDTPGINVPISNISTFRICSAVGGDWAHARCGATAYDGKSMHVPIVIP